Proteins encoded in a region of the Neodiprion virginianus isolate iyNeoVirg1 chromosome 2, iyNeoVirg1.1, whole genome shotgun sequence genome:
- the LOC124299315 gene encoding kinesin-like protein KIF13A isoform X8 has product MSSTDKIKVAVRVRPFNRREIELGTQCVVEMTKDQTILQHPTSLQDKIDRNKPKTFAFDHCFFSLEPGSDLFASQEVVFNALGRDILDNAFQGYNACIFAYGQTGSGKSYTMMGSGDNKGIIPRLCDNLFDMIAKQQSSELSYKVEVSYMEIYNEKVHDLLDPKQNKQSLKVREHNVLGPYVDGLSQLAVTAFQDIDNLMAEGNKSRTVAATNMNSESSRSHAVFSVILTQTLTDNKSGVSGEKVSRMSLVDLAGSERAVKTGAVGDRLKEGSNINKSLTTLGLVISKLADQSSSSKNKDKFVPYRDSVLTWLLKDNLGGNSKTVMVATISPAADNYEETLSTLRYADRAKKIVNHAVVNEDPNARIIRELRQEVEALKEMLLHATGHGSVVGQQRTDITEKLSESERLMKAMSQTWEEKLVKTEKLQHERQQALEKMGISVQASGIQVEKSKYYLVNLNADPSLNELLVYYLKERTLVGGRSAAIPQDIQLHGLGIQPEHCVITIEESGLYMTPLTGARCFINGSQVTDRTPLHHGDRIVWGNHHFFRVNCPRSATAVSSEPQTPAQTIDYNFAREELMLNELSNDPIQTAIARLEKQHEEDKQVALEKQRQEYERQFQQLRNILSPSTPYSPYVPYDPLRGSQGGKLPACTPTTQMRVEKWAQERDEMFKRSLGQLKADILRANSLVQEANFLAEEMDKQTKFSVTLQIPPNNLSPNRRRGAFVSEPAILVKRMNMGSQVWSMEKLENKLVDMRDMYEDRKDSYNNQRLPIIKDELPGKTQDPFYESQENHNLIGVANIFLEVLFHDVRLDYHTPIISQQGEVAGRLQVEISRTSGQFPQDRICEAASDASSGDSASSEQEDYSESSHITCRITIKQASGLPLSLSHFVFCQYIFWGHPEPIVVPPVVNPELPATHLVPGQRDSLAFKFEHTKDFTIPITDEFLEHCSEGALSIEVWGHRSTGFSRSKPGWEVEQQQLAKARSLADRWAELTRKIELWVEIQELNEQGEYTPIEVVSKPDMLTGGVYQLRQGQQRRIQVRVKPVQNSGTLPIICQSILNVAVGSVSVRNRLQKPLDSYQEEDLSVLREKWSEALMRRRQYLDQHITKLIDKQDKTEQDVEREQSLLDQWVSLTEERNAVLVPTPGSGIPGAPADWIPPPGMEPHIPVLFLDLNADDLSTHQSGEEVSVTGLNSILPKEHGNKFYNLPIIRHLEKDVCAIAAWDSSIHDSVNLNRVTEANERVYLILKTTVRLSHPAPMDLVLRKRLALNIYKRQSITDRFFKRIVRTDGLSQSGVTYEVVSNIPKASEELEDRESLAQIAASGEDSNLSDGETYIEKYTRGVSAVESILTLDRLRQSVAVKELLQAQGQPLMRKTASVPNFSQVLQPLRRLRLTIMRFDTSMDSLVNVTRSESVTDLNSELNGLPYPRRPSTGHIRNDDSNFLPTPPKPYGIGSILNSARPTFLNLNLNLNSLTRLQQSTSAKSSPNIVAGKLGLRMTTLHEETSNAANQPATPTPIYSPSREDDADKSDTGYSEYEAYQPSTKPIKPLTTSRTLDSLVELQSTKINTPSMSSSGYGSQAVSSTNLTSEDSISIKSISVDETPDLEYRNLLDYKRTDKMDSSLVEETPEEHSEDLNTTLGGISVGQNDDGHATELTRDCLDQNQDTYMEDANENVVELERDNNDNTMNKANTEQSSEAMANQDREEKNDNDKKVEIEVSHASNSDNDSPADGTSVVRSKLTPGKVVRRRKTSGGNARPTSYQHRASFPMVRPQLSESKAAARLEQSLQPGMPYENGDNSSSERIDDDTSDKSSAFGSRPDLTRIETPLPDWVIVGESVLVRPYSSSGVIAYVGATEFASGNWIGVELDAPTGKNDGTVQGHRYFTCRPKYGIFVKVDKLIQDRRGRALRSYTKQETTPPPSASMRRSASRGEGLHSLHRSRSRGEGLSTVGMRSSPRSK; this is encoded by the exons ATGTCTTCTACGGATAAAATAAAGGTCGCCGTTCGGGTTCGCCCGTTCAATCGCCGAG AAATCGAACTGGGAACTCAGTGCGTCGTCGAGATGACGAAGGACCAGACGATCCTCCAACATCCAACTTCACTGCAGGACAAAATCGACCG GAACAAACCGAAAACTTTTGCTTTTGATCACTGTTTCTTCTCGCTGGAACCAGGCTCTGATCTTTTTGCTAGTCAAGAAGTCGTTTTTAATGCGTTGGGTCGGGACATCCTTGACAACGCGTTTCAGGGCTACAACGCGTGCATTTTTGCATATGGACAAACTG GTTCAGGGAAATCTTACACAATGATGGGTAGCGGGGACAACAAGGGTATTATTCCCAGGCTGTGCGACAATCTTTTCGACATGATTGCGAAACAGCAAAGTTCCGAACTGAGTTACAAAGTTGAAGTTTCTTACATGGAAATATACAACGAAAAAGTGCACGACTTGTTGGACCCCAAACAAAATAAACAGTCGCTCAAAGTCAGAGAACACAACGTTTTAGGACCGTACGTCGACGGGCTGAGTCAACTTGCCGTTACAGCCTTTCag GACATAGACAATCTAATGGCGGAAGGAAATAAATCTCGAACAGTAGCAGCGACGAATATGAATTCCGAAAGTTCTCGCTCGCACGCAGTGTTCTCTGTAATACTAACCCAGACTCTGACCGACAACAAGAGCGGAGTAAGTGGGGAAAAAGTTTCTCGCATGTCGCTCGTAGATCTGGCGGGCAGTGAAAGAGCCGTCAAAACTGGTGCCGTAGGCGATAGGCTTAAGGAAGGAAGCAATATTAACAA GTCACTAACCACACTAGGCCTAGTAATATCAAAACTAGCTGATCAGAGCTCAAGCAGCAAGAATAAGGACAAGTTTGTACCTTACAGAGACTCGGTACTTACATGGTTACTTAAG GACAATCTCGGAGGAAATAGTAAGACTGTGATGGTTGCGACAATCTCACCTGCAGCTGACAACTACGAGGAGACATTGTCAACGCTGAGATACGCGGATAGGGCTAAGAAAATAGTGAACCATGCTGTTGTCAATGAGGATCCAAATGCCAGAATAATCAGGGAACTTAGACAGGAGGTTGAAGCACTGAAGGAAATGCTGCTGCACGCTACG gGTCACGGATCCGTCGTCGGTCAGCAGCGTACCGATATAACTGAAAAATTGTCCGAGTCTGAGCGTCTGATGAAGGCGATGTCCCAGACGTGGGAAGAGAAGTTGGTTAAGACTGAGAAACTACAGCATGAAAGGCAGCAGGCTCTCGAAAAAATGGGAATCAGCGTACAGGCATCGGGGATTCAAGTTGAGAAGAGCAAATATTATTTAGTAAACCTCAACGCCGATCCCAGCTTAAACGAGTTGCTGGTATACTACCTCAAG GAACGAACATTAGTCGGCGGTAGATCAGCAGCAATACCTCAAGACATTCAACTTCACGGATTGGGAATTCAGCCTGAACACTGTGTCATAACTATCGAAGAGTCAGGCCTTTACATGACCCCGTTGACCGGGGCTAGATGTTTCATAAATGGCAGTCAGGTTACCGATAGAACTCCGTTGCATCATGGCGATAGAATTGTCTGGGGAAATCATCATTTCTTCAGAGTAAACTGTCCCAGAAGCGCTACAG CTGTTAGCAGTGAGCCTCAAACACCAGCGCAGACCATAGACTataattttgccagagaagAACTTATGCTGAACGAATTGTCTAACGATCCAATCCAAACTGCGATTGCCAGACTTGAAAAACAGCACGAAGAAGATAAGCag GTCGCTCTGGAGAAGCAGCGGCAAGAATACGAGCGGCAATTCCAACAGCTTCGTAACATTCTGTCACCATCAACACCATATTCGCCTTATGTTCCCTATGATCCGCTACGTGGAAGTCAAGGCGGCAAGTTGCCAGCTTGCACTCCAACTACGCAGATGCGGGTCGAAAAATGGGCTCAGGAACGTGACGAAATGTTCAAGCGCAGTCTTGGCCAGTTGAAAGCTGACATCCTGAGAGCAAACTCGTTGGTACAAGAGGCGAACTTCTTGGCTGAAGAAATGGATAAACAAACAAAGTTCAGCGTCACCTTGCAGATACCCCCGAATAATTTGAGCCCCAACAGAAGG CGGGGGGCGTTCGTCAGCGAGCCGGCGATACTGGTGAAGCGAATGAATATGGGGAGTCAAGTTTGGTCTATGGAGAAGTTGGAGAACAAGCTTGTGGATATGCGTGACATGTACGAAGATAGAAAAGACTCATATAATAATCAGCGACTGCCGATCATCAAG GATGAACTGCCGGGTAAAACTCAGGACCCGTTTTACGAGTCCCAGGAGAATCACAACCTCATAGGAGTAGCAAATATATTCCTGGAGGTTCTCTTTCACGACGTGAGACTCGATTATCACACACCAATCATCAGCCAGCAGGGCGAAGTCGCTGGTCGACTTCAGGTCGAGATCAGTCGAACGTCCGGACAATTTCCTCAAGATCGAATCTGCGAGGCAGCTTCGGACGCTTCGTCTGGTGACTCAGCGTCTTCCGAGCAGGAGGACTATTCAGAATCGAGTCACATTACATGCAGAATAACTATCAAACAAGCTAGTGGCCTGCCGCTCTCCCTCAGCCATTTTGTATTCTGTCAGTACATTTTTTGGGGACATCCTGAGCCCATCGTCGTCCCGCCCGTCGTCAACCCCGAATTACCGGCTACTCATTTAGTTCCCGGGCAGAGAGACTCCCTCGCCTTCAAATTTGAACACACCAAAGACTTCACAATTCCCATCACTGACGAGTTTCTGGAACACTGTTCGG AAGGAGCTTTGAGCATAGAAGTATGGGGTCACAGAAGCACTGGGTTCTCGCGAAGTAAGCCAGGCTGGGAAGTGGAGCAGCAACAGTTGGCTAAGGCAAGATCGCTAGCCGATCGGTGGGCGGAATTGACTAGGAAGATCGAGCTCTGGGTCGAGATACAGGAGCTGAATGAGCAGGGAGAATACACGCCAATCGAAGTCGTCAGCAAGCCTGACATGCTGACAG GCGGTGTTTACCAACTCCGGCAAGGACAGCAGCGGCGAATTCAAGTCCGCGTAAAACCGGTTCAGAACTCCGGCACACTGCCGATTATTTGTCAATCGATTTTGAACGTCGCTGTCGGCTCCGTTTCGGTCAGAAACCGTCTTCAAAAACCTTTGGACAGCTACCAAGAGGAAGATCTCAGCGTTCTCCGGGAAAAGTGGAGCGAAGCTTTGATGCGAAGGAGGCAGTATTTGGATCAGCACATCACGAAGCTCATTGACAAGCAAG ATAAGACAGAACAGGACGTTGAGAGAGAACAGAGTCTCCTCGATCAGTGGGTCAGCCTCACAGAAGAACGGAATGCGGTCCTCGTCCCAACTCCTGGATCAGGAATTCCTGGTGCCCCGGCCGACTGGATCCCTCCACCAGGCATGGAGCCACACATTCCTGTACTCTTCCTCGATCTAAATG CCGATGATCTCTCAACGCATCAGTCAGGAGAAGAAGTCTCCGTTACCGGATTGAACTCTATACTGCCAAAAGAGCATGGGAACAAGTTTTATAATCTGCCGATTATACGACATTTGGAAAAAGATGTGTGTGCTATAGCCGCCTGGGACTCTAGCATACACGATAGTGTCAACTTGAATCGAGTCACTGAAG cAAACGAAAGAGTTTACTTGATCTTGAAGACGACTGTTCGTCTGTCACACCCAGCGCCGATGGATTTGGTGCTACGAAAGCGACTAGCACTAAACATCTACAAACGGCAAAGTATTACagacagattttttaaacggATAGTTCGAACAGATGGGTTATCGCAAAGCGGCGTGACTTATGAAGTCGTATCAAACATACCAAAGGCTAGTGAAGAACTTGAGGATCGTGAAAGCCTTGCTCAAATCGCAGCAAGTGGCGAGGACAGCAATTTGTCTGATGGTGAAACTTACATCG AGAAATATACGCGAGGTGTTTCTGCTGTCGAGAGCATATTGACCTTGGATCGCTTGAGGCAGAGCGTCGCGGTCAAGGAACTCCTTCAGGCACAGGGACAGCCTTTGATGCGCAAAACAGCAAGCGTACCAAACTTCTCCCAGGTACTACAGCCCCTTCGACGTCTCAGACTCACC ATCATGAGATTTGATACGTCGATGGATTCACTGGTGAACGTTACTCGTTCGGAGAGTGTAACAGACCTCAATTCCGAACTAAACGGGCTGCCTTATCCACGGAGGCCGTCAACGGGTCACATCAGAAATGACGACAGTAATTTTTTACCTACACCGCCGAAGCCGTATGGAATCG GCTCCATTCTGAACTCAG CGAGACCAACATTCCTGAATTTGAACCTGAATCTCAACTCACTGACACGTCTGCAACAGTCCACCTCTGCCAAGT CATCGCCGAACATCGTCGCAGGAAAACTTGGCCTCAGGATGACTACCCTTCACGAAGAAACGTCAAATGCTGCTAACCAACCAGCTACTCCAACTCCAATTTACTCGCCGTCGCGAGAAGACGATGCTGACAAGAGCGACACCGGTTACTCAGAATATGAGGCGTACCAA CCATCGACGAAGCCAATTAAGCCATTAACGACATCGCGGACGTTGGATTCTCTTGTCGAGCTTCAATCAACAAAGATAAACACGCCAAGTATGAGCAGCAGTGGATACGGTTCCCAAGCAGTTTCGTCAACAAATTTAACATCAGAAGATTCGATATCCATAAAATCAATCAGCGTTGATGAGACTCCAGATTTGGAATACCGTAACCTCCTGGATTACAAAAGGACAGACAAGATGGACAGCTCTTTGGTCGAAGAGACACCTGAGGAGCATTCAGAGGACCTGAATACAACACTCGGTGGTATCAGTGTTGGCCAAAACGACGACGGCCATGCGACAG AATTGACTAGGGATTGCTTGGACCAAAATCAAGACACCTACATGGAAGATGCGAACGAAAACGTCGTTGAACTTGAAAGGGATAACAATGACAACACGATGAACAAAGCCAACACCGAACAGAGCAGTGAAGCTATGGCGAATCAGGATcgagaagagaaaaacgaCAATGATAAGAAAGTTGAAATCGAAGTCAGCCATGCTTCAAACTCCGACAATGATAGTCCTGCTGATGGAACCTCAGTTGTTCGCTCAAAATTAACCCCTGGCAAA GTTGTCAGAAGGAGAAAAACTTCCGGTGGTAATGCAAGGCCTACTAGCTATCAACATCGAGCATCGTTTCCAATGGTCCGTCCCCAGTTATCGGAAAGCAAGGCGGCTGCTCGTTTGGAACAGTCTTTACAACCTGGAATGCCTTATGAAAATGGGGACAACAGTTCTTCGGAAAGAATTGACG
- the LOC124299315 gene encoding kinesin-like protein KIF13A isoform X3, producing the protein MSSTDKIKVAVRVRPFNRREIELGTQCVVEMTKDQTILQHPTSLQDKIDRNKPKTFAFDHCFFSLEPGSDLFASQEVVFNALGRDILDNAFQGYNACIFAYGQTGSGKSYTMMGSGDNKGIIPRLCDNLFDMIAKQQSSELSYKVEVSYMEIYNEKVHDLLDPKQNKQSLKVREHNVLGPYVDGLSQLAVTAFQDIDNLMAEGNKSRTVAATNMNSESSRSHAVFSVILTQTLTDNKSGVSGEKVSRMSLVDLAGSERAVKTGAVGDRLKEGSNINKSLTTLGLVISKLADQSSSSKNKDKFVPYRDSVLTWLLKDNLGGNSKTVMVATISPAADNYEETLSTLRYADRAKKIVNHAVVNEDPNARIIRELRQEVEALKEMLLHATGHGSVVGQQRTDITEKLSESERLMKAMSQTWEEKLVKTEKLQHERQQALEKMGISVQASGIQVEKSKYYLVNLNADPSLNELLVYYLKERTLVGGRSAAIPQDIQLHGLGIQPEHCVITIEESGLYMTPLTGARCFINGSQVTDRTPLHHGDRIVWGNHHFFRVNCPRSATAVSSEPQTPAQTIDYNFAREELMLNELSNDPIQTAIARLEKQHEEDKQVALEKQRQEYERQFQQLRNILSPSTPYSPYVPYDPLRGSQGGKLPACTPTTQMRVEKWAQERDEMFKRSLGQLKADILRANSLVQEANFLAEEMDKQTKFSVTLQIPPNNLSPNRRRGAFVSEPAILVKRMNMGSQVWSMEKLENKLVDMRDMYEDRKDSYNNQRLPIIKDELPGKTQDPFYESQENHNLIGVANIFLEVLFHDVRLDYHTPIISQQGEVAGRLQVEISRTSGQFPQDRICEAASDASSGDSASSEQEDYSESSHITCRITIKQASGLPLSLSHFVFCQYIFWGHPEPIVVPPVVNPELPATHLVPGQRDSLAFKFEHTKDFTIPITDEFLEHCSEGALSIEVWGHRSTGFSRSKPGWEVEQQQLAKARSLADRWAELTRKIELWVEIQELNEQGEYTPIEVVSKPDMLTGGVYQLRQGQQRRIQVRVKPVQNSGTLPIICQSILNVAVGSVSVRNRLQKPLDSYQEEDLSVLREKWSEALMRRRQYLDQHITKLIDKQDKTEQDVEREQSLLDQWVSLTEERNAVLVPTPGSGIPGAPADWIPPPGMEPHIPVLFLDLNADDLSTHQSGEEVSVTGLNSILPKEHGNKFYNLPIIRHLEKDVCAIAAWDSSIHDSVNLNRVTEANERVYLILKTTVRLSHPAPMDLVLRKRLALNIYKRQSITDRFFKRIVRTDGLSQSGVTYEVVSNIPKASEELEDRESLAQIAASGEDSNLSDGETYIEKYTRGVSAVESILTLDRLRQSVAVKELLQAQGQPLMRKTASVPNFSQVLQPLRRLRLTIMRFDTSMDSLVNVTRSESVTDLNSELNGLPYPRRPSTGHIRNDDSNFLPTPPKPYGIGSILNSARPTFLNLNLNLNSLTRLQQSTSAKSSPNIVAGKLGLRMTTLHEETSNAANQPATPTPIYSPSREDDADKSDTGYSEYEAYQPSTKPIKPLTTSRTLDSLVELQSTKINTPSMSSSGYGSQAVSSTNLTSEDSISIKSISVDETPDLEYRNLLDYKRTDKMDSSLVEETPEEHSEDLNTTLGGISVGQNDDGHATELTRDCLDQNQDTYMEDANENVVELERDNNDNTMNKANTEQSSEAMANQDREEKNDNDKKVEIEVSHASNSDNDSPADGTSVVRSKLTPGKVVRRRKTSGGNARPTSYQHRASFPMVRPQLSESKAAARLEQSLQPGMPYENGDNSSSERIDVDDTSDKSSAFGSRPDLTRIETPLPDWVIVGESVLVRPYSSSGVIAYVGATEFASGNWIGVELDAPTGKNDGTVQGHRYFTCRPKYGIFVKVDKLIQDRRGRALRSYTKQETTPPPSASMRRSASRGEGLHSLHRSRSRGEGLSTVGMRSSPRSK; encoded by the exons ATGTCTTCTACGGATAAAATAAAGGTCGCCGTTCGGGTTCGCCCGTTCAATCGCCGAG AAATCGAACTGGGAACTCAGTGCGTCGTCGAGATGACGAAGGACCAGACGATCCTCCAACATCCAACTTCACTGCAGGACAAAATCGACCG GAACAAACCGAAAACTTTTGCTTTTGATCACTGTTTCTTCTCGCTGGAACCAGGCTCTGATCTTTTTGCTAGTCAAGAAGTCGTTTTTAATGCGTTGGGTCGGGACATCCTTGACAACGCGTTTCAGGGCTACAACGCGTGCATTTTTGCATATGGACAAACTG GTTCAGGGAAATCTTACACAATGATGGGTAGCGGGGACAACAAGGGTATTATTCCCAGGCTGTGCGACAATCTTTTCGACATGATTGCGAAACAGCAAAGTTCCGAACTGAGTTACAAAGTTGAAGTTTCTTACATGGAAATATACAACGAAAAAGTGCACGACTTGTTGGACCCCAAACAAAATAAACAGTCGCTCAAAGTCAGAGAACACAACGTTTTAGGACCGTACGTCGACGGGCTGAGTCAACTTGCCGTTACAGCCTTTCag GACATAGACAATCTAATGGCGGAAGGAAATAAATCTCGAACAGTAGCAGCGACGAATATGAATTCCGAAAGTTCTCGCTCGCACGCAGTGTTCTCTGTAATACTAACCCAGACTCTGACCGACAACAAGAGCGGAGTAAGTGGGGAAAAAGTTTCTCGCATGTCGCTCGTAGATCTGGCGGGCAGTGAAAGAGCCGTCAAAACTGGTGCCGTAGGCGATAGGCTTAAGGAAGGAAGCAATATTAACAA GTCACTAACCACACTAGGCCTAGTAATATCAAAACTAGCTGATCAGAGCTCAAGCAGCAAGAATAAGGACAAGTTTGTACCTTACAGAGACTCGGTACTTACATGGTTACTTAAG GACAATCTCGGAGGAAATAGTAAGACTGTGATGGTTGCGACAATCTCACCTGCAGCTGACAACTACGAGGAGACATTGTCAACGCTGAGATACGCGGATAGGGCTAAGAAAATAGTGAACCATGCTGTTGTCAATGAGGATCCAAATGCCAGAATAATCAGGGAACTTAGACAGGAGGTTGAAGCACTGAAGGAAATGCTGCTGCACGCTACG gGTCACGGATCCGTCGTCGGTCAGCAGCGTACCGATATAACTGAAAAATTGTCCGAGTCTGAGCGTCTGATGAAGGCGATGTCCCAGACGTGGGAAGAGAAGTTGGTTAAGACTGAGAAACTACAGCATGAAAGGCAGCAGGCTCTCGAAAAAATGGGAATCAGCGTACAGGCATCGGGGATTCAAGTTGAGAAGAGCAAATATTATTTAGTAAACCTCAACGCCGATCCCAGCTTAAACGAGTTGCTGGTATACTACCTCAAG GAACGAACATTAGTCGGCGGTAGATCAGCAGCAATACCTCAAGACATTCAACTTCACGGATTGGGAATTCAGCCTGAACACTGTGTCATAACTATCGAAGAGTCAGGCCTTTACATGACCCCGTTGACCGGGGCTAGATGTTTCATAAATGGCAGTCAGGTTACCGATAGAACTCCGTTGCATCATGGCGATAGAATTGTCTGGGGAAATCATCATTTCTTCAGAGTAAACTGTCCCAGAAGCGCTACAG CTGTTAGCAGTGAGCCTCAAACACCAGCGCAGACCATAGACTataattttgccagagaagAACTTATGCTGAACGAATTGTCTAACGATCCAATCCAAACTGCGATTGCCAGACTTGAAAAACAGCACGAAGAAGATAAGCag GTCGCTCTGGAGAAGCAGCGGCAAGAATACGAGCGGCAATTCCAACAGCTTCGTAACATTCTGTCACCATCAACACCATATTCGCCTTATGTTCCCTATGATCCGCTACGTGGAAGTCAAGGCGGCAAGTTGCCAGCTTGCACTCCAACTACGCAGATGCGGGTCGAAAAATGGGCTCAGGAACGTGACGAAATGTTCAAGCGCAGTCTTGGCCAGTTGAAAGCTGACATCCTGAGAGCAAACTCGTTGGTACAAGAGGCGAACTTCTTGGCTGAAGAAATGGATAAACAAACAAAGTTCAGCGTCACCTTGCAGATACCCCCGAATAATTTGAGCCCCAACAGAAGG CGGGGGGCGTTCGTCAGCGAGCCGGCGATACTGGTGAAGCGAATGAATATGGGGAGTCAAGTTTGGTCTATGGAGAAGTTGGAGAACAAGCTTGTGGATATGCGTGACATGTACGAAGATAGAAAAGACTCATATAATAATCAGCGACTGCCGATCATCAAG GATGAACTGCCGGGTAAAACTCAGGACCCGTTTTACGAGTCCCAGGAGAATCACAACCTCATAGGAGTAGCAAATATATTCCTGGAGGTTCTCTTTCACGACGTGAGACTCGATTATCACACACCAATCATCAGCCAGCAGGGCGAAGTCGCTGGTCGACTTCAGGTCGAGATCAGTCGAACGTCCGGACAATTTCCTCAAGATCGAATCTGCGAGGCAGCTTCGGACGCTTCGTCTGGTGACTCAGCGTCTTCCGAGCAGGAGGACTATTCAGAATCGAGTCACATTACATGCAGAATAACTATCAAACAAGCTAGTGGCCTGCCGCTCTCCCTCAGCCATTTTGTATTCTGTCAGTACATTTTTTGGGGACATCCTGAGCCCATCGTCGTCCCGCCCGTCGTCAACCCCGAATTACCGGCTACTCATTTAGTTCCCGGGCAGAGAGACTCCCTCGCCTTCAAATTTGAACACACCAAAGACTTCACAATTCCCATCACTGACGAGTTTCTGGAACACTGTTCGG AAGGAGCTTTGAGCATAGAAGTATGGGGTCACAGAAGCACTGGGTTCTCGCGAAGTAAGCCAGGCTGGGAAGTGGAGCAGCAACAGTTGGCTAAGGCAAGATCGCTAGCCGATCGGTGGGCGGAATTGACTAGGAAGATCGAGCTCTGGGTCGAGATACAGGAGCTGAATGAGCAGGGAGAATACACGCCAATCGAAGTCGTCAGCAAGCCTGACATGCTGACAG GCGGTGTTTACCAACTCCGGCAAGGACAGCAGCGGCGAATTCAAGTCCGCGTAAAACCGGTTCAGAACTCCGGCACACTGCCGATTATTTGTCAATCGATTTTGAACGTCGCTGTCGGCTCCGTTTCGGTCAGAAACCGTCTTCAAAAACCTTTGGACAGCTACCAAGAGGAAGATCTCAGCGTTCTCCGGGAAAAGTGGAGCGAAGCTTTGATGCGAAGGAGGCAGTATTTGGATCAGCACATCACGAAGCTCATTGACAAGCAAG ATAAGACAGAACAGGACGTTGAGAGAGAACAGAGTCTCCTCGATCAGTGGGTCAGCCTCACAGAAGAACGGAATGCGGTCCTCGTCCCAACTCCTGGATCAGGAATTCCTGGTGCCCCGGCCGACTGGATCCCTCCACCAGGCATGGAGCCACACATTCCTGTACTCTTCCTCGATCTAAATG CCGATGATCTCTCAACGCATCAGTCAGGAGAAGAAGTCTCCGTTACCGGATTGAACTCTATACTGCCAAAAGAGCATGGGAACAAGTTTTATAATCTGCCGATTATACGACATTTGGAAAAAGATGTGTGTGCTATAGCCGCCTGGGACTCTAGCATACACGATAGTGTCAACTTGAATCGAGTCACTGAAG cAAACGAAAGAGTTTACTTGATCTTGAAGACGACTGTTCGTCTGTCACACCCAGCGCCGATGGATTTGGTGCTACGAAAGCGACTAGCACTAAACATCTACAAACGGCAAAGTATTACagacagattttttaaacggATAGTTCGAACAGATGGGTTATCGCAAAGCGGCGTGACTTATGAAGTCGTATCAAACATACCAAAGGCTAGTGAAGAACTTGAGGATCGTGAAAGCCTTGCTCAAATCGCAGCAAGTGGCGAGGACAGCAATTTGTCTGATGGTGAAACTTACATCG AGAAATATACGCGAGGTGTTTCTGCTGTCGAGAGCATATTGACCTTGGATCGCTTGAGGCAGAGCGTCGCGGTCAAGGAACTCCTTCAGGCACAGGGACAGCCTTTGATGCGCAAAACAGCAAGCGTACCAAACTTCTCCCAGGTACTACAGCCCCTTCGACGTCTCAGACTCACC ATCATGAGATTTGATACGTCGATGGATTCACTGGTGAACGTTACTCGTTCGGAGAGTGTAACAGACCTCAATTCCGAACTAAACGGGCTGCCTTATCCACGGAGGCCGTCAACGGGTCACATCAGAAATGACGACAGTAATTTTTTACCTACACCGCCGAAGCCGTATGGAATCG GCTCCATTCTGAACTCAG CGAGACCAACATTCCTGAATTTGAACCTGAATCTCAACTCACTGACACGTCTGCAACAGTCCACCTCTGCCAAGT CATCGCCGAACATCGTCGCAGGAAAACTTGGCCTCAGGATGACTACCCTTCACGAAGAAACGTCAAATGCTGCTAACCAACCAGCTACTCCAACTCCAATTTACTCGCCGTCGCGAGAAGACGATGCTGACAAGAGCGACACCGGTTACTCAGAATATGAGGCGTACCAA CCATCGACGAAGCCAATTAAGCCATTAACGACATCGCGGACGTTGGATTCTCTTGTCGAGCTTCAATCAACAAAGATAAACACGCCAAGTATGAGCAGCAGTGGATACGGTTCCCAAGCAGTTTCGTCAACAAATTTAACATCAGAAGATTCGATATCCATAAAATCAATCAGCGTTGATGAGACTCCAGATTTGGAATACCGTAACCTCCTGGATTACAAAAGGACAGACAAGATGGACAGCTCTTTGGTCGAAGAGACACCTGAGGAGCATTCAGAGGACCTGAATACAACACTCGGTGGTATCAGTGTTGGCCAAAACGACGACGGCCATGCGACAG AATTGACTAGGGATTGCTTGGACCAAAATCAAGACACCTACATGGAAGATGCGAACGAAAACGTCGTTGAACTTGAAAGGGATAACAATGACAACACGATGAACAAAGCCAACACCGAACAGAGCAGTGAAGCTATGGCGAATCAGGATcgagaagagaaaaacgaCAATGATAAGAAAGTTGAAATCGAAGTCAGCCATGCTTCAAACTCCGACAATGATAGTCCTGCTGATGGAACCTCAGTTGTTCGCTCAAAATTAACCCCTGGCAAA GTTGTCAGAAGGAGAAAAACTTCCGGTGGTAATGCAAGGCCTACTAGCTATCAACATCGAGCATCGTTTCCAATGGTCCGTCCCCAGTTATCGGAAAGCAAGGCGGCTGCTCGTTTGGAACAGTCTTTACAACCTGGAATGCCTTATGAAAATGGGGACAACAGTTCTTCGGAAAGAATTGACG